In Zonotrichia leucophrys gambelii isolate GWCS_2022_RI chromosome 6, RI_Zleu_2.0, whole genome shotgun sequence, one genomic interval encodes:
- the SAMD8 gene encoding sphingomyelin synthase-related protein 1, translating to MAGTSQLCIRRWTTKNVARWLKEEGFCEYVDLLCNRHRLDGITLLTLTEYDLRSPPLEIKILGDIKRLMLSIRKLQKQHVDVLEELGYTSDGHAGTVCPAGSLQAGDWFCNGEVPRDYDGPMTDLNGDQYQYANGKNKHATRRLDPEYWKTVLSCVYVFIVFGFTSFVMVIVHERVPDMQTYPPLPDIFLDSVPRIPWAFAMTEVCGVILCYIWLLVLLLHKHRSILLRRLCSLMGTVFLLRCITMFVTSLSVPGQHLQCTGKLYGNVWAKLQRAFAIWSGFGMTLTGVHTCGDYMFSGHTVVLTMLNFFVTEYTPRSWNFLHTLSWVLNLFGIFFILAAHEHYSIDVFIAFYITTRLFLYYHTLANTRAYHQSRRARIWFPMFSFFECNVNGTVPNEYCWPFSKPAILKRLIG from the exons ATGGCGGGcacttcccagctctgcattcGGCGCTGGACCACCAAGAACGTGGCCAGGTGGCTGAAGGAGGAAGGCTTCTGTGAGTACGTGGATCTTTTGTGCAACAGACACAGGCTGGATGGAATTACCCTGCTGACACTTACTGAGTATGACTTGCGATCTCCTCCTCTGGAAATCAAAATCTTGGGGGATATCAAGAGGCTGATGTTGTCCATACGCAAACTGCAGAAGCAGCACGTTGATGTCCTGGAAGAGCTGGGTTACACCAGCGATGGTCATGCTGGCACGGTGTGCCCAGCTGGTTCACTACAGGCGGGAGATTGGTTTTGTAATGGTGAGGTACCTCGGGACTATGATGGACCAATGACTGACTTGAATGGTGATCAGTATCAATATGCAAACGGAAAAAACAAACATGCCACACGAAGACTGGACCCAGAGTACTGGAAGACAGTTTTAAGTTGTGTGTATGTCTTCATAGTGTTTGGCTTTACATCATTTGTCATGGTGATAGTACACGAGCGAGTACCTGACATGCAAACATATCCCCCTCTGCCGGACATATTTCTAGATAG cGTCCCTAGGATACCATGGGCTTTTGCTATGACTGAAGTATGTGGTGTAATTCTTTGCTACATTTGGCTCTTGGTTCTTCTGCTTCACAAACACAG ATCCATTCTGCTGCGCAGGCTGTGCAGCCTCATGGGGACAGTGTTTCTATTACGCTGCATTACAATGTTTGTTACCTCACTCTCCGTGCCAGGACAACACTTGCAGTGTACTGGAAAG TTGTATGGCAATGTTTGGGCCAAACTGCAGCGGGCATTTGCAATTTGGAGTGGCTTTGGAATGACTCTGACTGGAGTGCATACATGTGGAGATTACATGTTCAGTGGTCACACTGTCGTCCTGACCATGCTCAACTTCTTTGTCACAGAAT ATACGCCAAGGAGCTGGAACTTCTTGCACACCTTGTCCTGGGTCCTGAATCTCTTTGGAATCTTCTTCATTTTGGCTGCACATGAACATTATTCTATAGATGTCTTCATTGCCTTTTACATCACGACAAGGCTCTTTTTGTATTACCATACATTGGCTAACACTAGAGCATATCATCAGAGTAGGAGGGCAAGGATATGGTTTcctatgttttctttttttgaatgCAATGTCAATGGTACTGTTCCCAATGAGTATTGCTGGCCCTTTTCAAAACCTGCTATACTAAAAAGGTTAATTGGTTGA